From Actinomyces slackii, a single genomic window includes:
- a CDS encoding DUF2142 domain-containing protein produces the protein MTEQTPASADTPPVEQTPPPRAQGAQTTEPAEPAGSGGSAETAQPAEAVGAGQSEEAQSGPQVTPAAPVAGSRRGPLGVLARLLQSRGSRWAASALLIVAVLATGLSWALASPVGGSPDDDFHLGSIWCPRPVESSGCATRVVEGELRVEVPQRVSETARCYAFHEEISASCQGSVPEGKTIYTRRYDDGNYPTGYYRFHHLLIGDDVDESALVMRGANLLIAMALLGAIGWALPARLRSQYALSIILAWMPMGLYLVVSNNPSSWALTGVLAYAAGLYGTLRAEGRRRWSLLGLGLVGAVMACACRGDSAFYLLVVSLAVLIGARLRRGMIIPGLAAAVVSAIGAWMMLGSGQSAAVASSSPQPSVLSDSERLRLTIATLPEYLAGFWGWGQRWGAGWFDVPLDGPTVVIALSLAGFALFAGARALDVRTVLSAGVMTGALLGLPVVLSYTQGFESIYELQPRYLLPLLAPFLLIWLRRIKGEAVLTGPQATLLVGMSALAHAYALHRILLRYTHGLHSVGKDDAGWMPMNLNFQPQWWWDIPISPMAVWALGSLMYAVALVAALMLVRPCAPEASSAPEKAPQKASQKAQPALPARTS, from the coding sequence GTGACTGAGCAGACCCCCGCCTCCGCCGACACCCCGCCCGTCGAGCAGACCCCGCCCCCAAGGGCCCAGGGCGCTCAGACCACTGAGCCCGCTGAGCCCGCCGGGTCCGGCGGGTCCGCTGAGACTGCGCAGCCCGCTGAGGCCGTGGGGGCAGGGCAGAGCGAGGAAGCGCAGTCCGGACCGCAGGTGACCCCGGCGGCTCCGGTCGCGGGCTCGCGTCGCGGGCCGCTGGGCGTCCTGGCGCGCCTGCTTCAGAGTCGCGGATCGAGGTGGGCGGCCTCGGCCCTGCTCATCGTGGCGGTGCTCGCCACCGGGCTGAGCTGGGCCCTGGCCTCGCCCGTGGGCGGCTCGCCCGACGACGACTTCCACCTGGGCAGCATCTGGTGCCCACGGCCCGTGGAGTCCTCGGGCTGCGCCACGCGAGTCGTCGAGGGGGAGCTCCGGGTCGAGGTGCCCCAGCGCGTGTCCGAGACCGCGCGCTGCTACGCCTTCCACGAGGAGATCTCCGCGAGTTGCCAGGGCTCGGTGCCCGAGGGCAAGACCATCTACACCCGGCGCTACGACGACGGCAACTACCCGACGGGCTACTACCGCTTCCACCACCTGCTGATCGGCGACGACGTCGATGAGTCCGCCCTGGTGATGCGGGGCGCCAATCTCCTCATCGCCATGGCGCTCCTGGGCGCCATCGGCTGGGCCCTGCCCGCGCGCCTGCGCTCGCAGTACGCGCTGAGCATCATCCTGGCCTGGATGCCCATGGGCCTCTACCTCGTGGTCTCCAACAACCCGAGCTCCTGGGCGCTGACCGGGGTGCTGGCCTACGCGGCGGGGCTCTACGGTACCCTGCGCGCCGAGGGCCGACGGCGATGGTCCCTGCTGGGCCTGGGCCTGGTCGGTGCCGTGATGGCCTGCGCCTGCCGCGGGGACTCCGCCTTCTACCTGCTCGTCGTCTCCCTGGCGGTCCTCATCGGCGCCCGCCTGCGCCGCGGGATGATCATCCCGGGCCTGGCCGCCGCCGTGGTCAGCGCCATCGGCGCCTGGATGATGCTGGGCTCGGGGCAGTCCGCGGCCGTGGCCTCCTCCTCACCCCAGCCTAGCGTGCTGAGCGACAGCGAGCGGCTGCGGCTGACCATTGCCACGCTGCCGGAGTACCTCGCCGGATTCTGGGGCTGGGGGCAGCGGTGGGGCGCCGGCTGGTTCGACGTCCCCCTCGATGGGCCCACGGTGGTCATCGCCCTGAGCCTGGCGGGCTTCGCCCTGTTCGCCGGCGCCCGGGCACTGGATGTCAGGACGGTCCTATCCGCCGGCGTGATGACCGGCGCGCTCCTGGGCCTGCCCGTGGTCCTGTCCTACACCCAGGGCTTCGAGAGCATCTACGAGCTCCAGCCCCGCTACCTCCTTCCCCTGCTGGCCCCCTTCCTCCTCATCTGGCTGCGCCGCATCAAGGGCGAGGCCGTCCTGACAGGCCCCCAGGCCACCCTGCTGGTGGGGATGTCCGCCCTGGCCCACGCCTATGCGCTGCACCGCATCCTGCTGCGCTACACCCACGGGCTGCACAGCGTCGGCAAGGACGACGCCGGCTGGATGCCCATGAACCTCAACTTCCAGCCCCAGTGGTGGTGGGACATCCCGATCAGCCCCATGGCCGTGTGGGCCCTGGGCTCGCTCATGTACGCGGTGGCCCTGGTGGCCGCGCTCATGCTGGTGCGCCCCTGCGCGCCGGAGGCCTCCAGCGCGCCTGAGAAGGCGCCGCAGAAAGCCTCTCAGAAGGCTCAGCCGGCCCTGCCCGCCAGGACCTCCTGA